The Thermosynechococcus sp. genome has a segment encoding these proteins:
- a CDS encoding exopolysaccharide biosynthesis protein has product MAKLSTDLERAFLGSLATPITGETQPLVSLEEILQLAGERMFGFLLTVLSLPSALPLPAPGYATPFGMVLLLLGWQLLGGASIPWLPPRLLKRTMPRSQIQKIVRTALPWLRRIELISRPRLRAICTTRGGRLGLGVVVSLMAISMILPIPGTNTIPAMGIFTIGFGLLDDDGLISLAGVVISLIGLAVTTSILIALAWGGNSLFDVLKAWLHS; this is encoded by the coding sequence ATGGCAAAACTGTCAACTGACCTTGAACGCGCTTTTTTAGGCTCCTTGGCCACCCCGATCACAGGAGAAACTCAGCCACTGGTTTCCCTAGAAGAGATTCTCCAATTGGCCGGCGAGCGGATGTTTGGGTTTTTGTTGACGGTTCTTTCCTTACCCTCAGCCCTACCGCTGCCTGCCCCCGGCTACGCCACGCCCTTTGGCATGGTGCTGTTACTGTTGGGCTGGCAATTGCTTGGGGGTGCCTCAATCCCTTGGCTGCCCCCGCGGCTGCTCAAGCGCACGATGCCGCGATCCCAGATTCAGAAGATTGTGCGCACAGCTTTACCGTGGCTGCGACGGATTGAATTGATCTCCCGTCCCCGCTTGCGCGCCATTTGCACTACCCGAGGCGGACGTTTGGGCTTGGGAGTTGTTGTATCGCTGATGGCGATCTCGATGATTTTGCCTATTCCCGGCACCAACACAATTCCCGCGATGGGCATTTTTACGATTGGGTTTGGTCTTTTGGATGACGATGGTTTGATTAGTCTGGCAGGGGTAGTTATCTCTTTGATTGGTCTAGCAGTCACCACATCAATTTTGATTGCCCTTGCTTGGGGCGGCAATAGCCTCTTCGATGTATTGAAGGCATGGCTGCATTCGTAA
- a CDS encoding DUF6464 family protein, whose translation MATPPDLPTELHLINPRRSLGKVYLDWMPQPGSHVDHEGETYTVLERRHRYQFRGGRYQLEKIALYVQPSDTLRDRQVVNGQWVIGDPTCRWNALSPLLRCAVNPQGSCQACQDYQPREP comes from the coding sequence ATGGCAACCCCACCCGACTTACCCACAGAGTTGCACCTGATCAACCCGCGGCGATCCCTGGGGAAAGTATACCTTGACTGGATGCCCCAACCCGGTTCCCATGTAGATCACGAAGGGGAAACCTATACCGTGTTAGAACGCCGTCATCGCTATCAGTTTCGCGGTGGCCGCTATCAACTGGAAAAAATTGCCCTCTATGTGCAGCCCAGTGACACCCTTCGCGATCGCCAGGTTGTCAATGGGCAGTGGGTCATTGGCGATCCCACCTGCCGTTGGAATGCCCTTTCACCCTTGCTGCGCTGTGCGGTGAACCCTCAAGGCTCCTGCCAAGCGTGTCAAGATTACCAGCCTCGAGAACCTTAG
- a CDS encoding glycogen/starch/alpha-glucan phosphorylase, whose translation MTSLIPPGCPTVLTEDDRTGTSIETLRRAFMDNLFFIQGRFPEVATKNDYYLALAYTVRDRLLLRWLNSAKTYRDQESRTVCYLSAEFLLGPHLGNNLINLGLYEAVEEAMRQAGLNLKELLDQEEEPGLGNGGLGRLAACYMDSLATLEIPAIGYGIRYEYGIFDQEIRDGWQVEITDKWLRYGNPWEIPRPELILQVKFGGYTYSYTDDQGRYRVVWEPHQVIQGMAYDTPILGYKVNTANLLRLWRAEAVESFDFQAFNTGDYYGAVNQKIASENITKVLYPNDEQLQGKELRLMQQYFFCSCALQDMIRLYKQLGKQDLSRFHEKFTVQLNDTHPAISVAELMRLLVDEHLMPWEQAWDITRQTFAYTNHTLLPEALEKWPLDLFGSLLPRHLQIIYEINRRFLDEVRLQYPGDNDRLRRLSLIDESGCRYVRMAHLAAVGSHAINGVAALHSELLKQTVLKDFYELTPEKFSNKTNGITPRRWMLLSNPGLTRLITEHIGEEWVKHLDQLRQLEPLAEDAEFAAQWRSVKHQNKERLAQYIRDRLGVTVDPHSLFSILVKRIHEYKRQHLCVLKVITLYQMLKDNPQLEMVPQTFIFGGKAAPGYYMAKLIIKLINSVAEVIDRDPAVRDRLRVVFLPNYNVTLGQQVYPAGDLSQQISTAGYEASGTGNMKFALNGALTIGTLDGANVEIRQEVGAENFFLFGHTVEQLQELWRNGYRPWEFAHGNPRLKRVLDLIASGYFSHGDTELFRPLVEHLWQQDRYCLLADYQSYVDCHQRVLQVYQDQAQWVKMSILNVARMGKFSSDRAIREYCQDIWHVQPVKIVLPATSYMTSPGQ comes from the coding sequence ATGACCAGTCTCATTCCGCCCGGTTGTCCGACAGTCCTCACGGAAGACGATCGCACCGGTACGAGCATTGAAACGCTGCGCCGCGCCTTTATGGATAATCTCTTCTTTATCCAAGGGCGATTCCCCGAAGTGGCGACAAAAAATGACTACTACTTGGCCTTGGCCTACACCGTGCGCGATCGCCTGCTGTTGCGCTGGCTGAATTCGGCGAAAACCTATCGAGATCAAGAAAGCCGCACCGTTTGCTATCTCTCCGCTGAATTTTTGCTAGGGCCCCACCTTGGCAATAACCTGATTAACCTCGGACTCTATGAAGCCGTTGAAGAAGCCATGCGGCAAGCGGGTTTGAACCTCAAAGAACTCCTCGATCAGGAGGAAGAGCCGGGCTTGGGGAATGGCGGCTTGGGTCGCTTGGCCGCCTGCTACATGGATTCTTTGGCTACCTTGGAAATCCCCGCCATTGGCTATGGCATTCGCTATGAGTACGGTATCTTTGACCAAGAGATCCGCGATGGTTGGCAAGTAGAGATTACCGACAAGTGGTTACGCTATGGCAACCCGTGGGAAATCCCACGACCGGAATTGATTTTGCAGGTGAAGTTTGGCGGCTATACCTATAGCTACACCGATGATCAGGGCCGCTATCGGGTCGTTTGGGAACCCCACCAAGTGATTCAGGGAATGGCCTATGACACCCCGATCTTGGGCTACAAGGTGAATACCGCCAATCTTCTACGTCTATGGCGGGCAGAGGCGGTGGAGTCCTTTGACTTTCAAGCCTTTAACACGGGGGATTACTACGGTGCCGTCAACCAAAAAATTGCCTCAGAAAACATCACAAAGGTCCTCTATCCCAACGACGAGCAGTTGCAGGGCAAAGAACTGCGGCTGATGCAGCAGTATTTCTTCTGTTCCTGTGCCCTTCAGGATATGATCCGCCTCTACAAACAATTGGGCAAACAGGATCTGAGCCGCTTCCATGAAAAGTTCACCGTTCAGTTGAACGATACCCACCCGGCCATTTCCGTGGCGGAACTGATGCGCCTGTTAGTGGATGAGCATCTCATGCCTTGGGAACAGGCATGGGACATTACTCGCCAAACCTTTGCCTACACCAACCACACCCTCTTGCCCGAGGCGCTCGAAAAATGGCCGTTAGATCTCTTTGGCTCACTCCTACCCCGCCACTTGCAAATTATCTATGAAATCAACCGCCGTTTCCTAGATGAGGTGCGCCTGCAATACCCGGGGGACAACGATCGCCTGCGGCGACTGTCGCTCATTGATGAAAGTGGTTGCCGCTATGTGCGCATGGCCCACTTGGCAGCAGTGGGCAGTCATGCCATTAACGGGGTGGCGGCGCTGCACTCAGAACTCTTAAAACAAACAGTGCTCAAGGATTTCTACGAACTGACACCAGAGAAATTCTCCAACAAAACCAATGGCATCACCCCCCGGCGCTGGATGCTGCTCAGCAATCCGGGATTAACGCGTTTGATTACTGAACACATCGGCGAAGAGTGGGTGAAGCACTTGGATCAACTGCGGCAATTGGAACCCTTGGCAGAGGATGCCGAGTTTGCAGCCCAGTGGCGATCGGTGAAGCATCAAAACAAGGAACGCCTTGCGCAATACATTCGCGATCGCCTAGGGGTAACGGTGGATCCCCATTCCCTCTTCTCGATCTTGGTGAAGCGCATCCACGAATACAAACGGCAGCACCTGTGTGTTCTCAAGGTCATCACGCTCTATCAGATGTTGAAGGACAACCCCCAACTGGAGATGGTGCCGCAAACGTTTATTTTTGGCGGCAAGGCGGCACCGGGCTACTATATGGCCAAGTTAATCATTAAGCTCATTAACTCCGTGGCTGAGGTGATTGACCGTGATCCAGCGGTGCGCGATCGCCTGAGGGTCGTCTTTTTGCCCAACTATAACGTCACCTTGGGACAGCAGGTGTATCCAGCAGGAGATTTATCCCAGCAAATCTCAACGGCAGGGTATGAGGCCTCAGGCACCGGCAATATGAAATTTGCCCTCAATGGTGCCCTGACGATTGGCACCCTCGACGGCGCCAATGTGGAGATTCGTCAAGAGGTGGGGGCTGAAAACTTCTTCCTCTTTGGCCACACGGTGGAGCAGTTACAGGAATTGTGGCGCAACGGCTATCGCCCCTGGGAGTTTGCCCATGGCAATCCAAGGCTGAAGCGGGTGCTTGACCTCATTGCCTCTGGATACTTTTCCCATGGCGATACGGAACTCTTTCGGCCCCTGGTTGAACACCTCTGGCAACAGGATCGCTACTGCCTTTTGGCAGACTACCAAAGCTATGTGGACTGCCACCAGCGGGTGCTTCAGGTCTATCAAGATCAAGCCCAGTGGGTAAAAATGTCAATTCTCAATGTGGCGCGAATGGGTAAGTTTTCTAGCGATCGCGCCATTCGCGAGTACTGCCAAGACATCTGGCACGTTCAACCGGTGAAAATTGTCCTACCGGCAACGTCCTACATGACCTCCCCAGGGCAGTAG
- a CDS encoding CHAT domain-containing tetratricopeptide repeat protein, with the protein MKRLLSNRCCFTILLAIATATGVGFPGFAQNETQQLRDIMQRLDALQQRYSAAVSELDVIRKTPFGGDTHNVIALTNQIEQFQKQGNYGAAVAPSQDLVAIAERVLGPNHPTVAAALNNLAVTYKELGNFGEAIPLYQRSLAVREKALGPNHPDVATSLNNLANLYTDQGNYGEALPLYQRALRIREQTLGKNHPDVGLSLHNLAVMYHLQGSLTTALPLYQRSLGLLEPALGAAHPLVATVLNNLAEAYRAQGSYGAALPLYQRSLTIREKVLGTDHPDVATSLNNLAELYRVQGNSGAALPLYQRSIALRQRTLGDEHPYLALSLANLAKAYWAQGNSNEALTALNRALEIEEVNLSRNLVVGSEEYKRNYLATFQDSTNTAISFHLQGNPQNPAVANLALTTILRRKGRLLDVLAATISRLRNQLDASAQQQLEELIRVRTQIASLTFGRDRPSSAHQISQLEQRAKALEAQLVSQNANFRLEVTPVTLRAVQQAIPANAVLLEFIEYVPYNPKTNRWQAPRYALYALKNSGAPQWRDLGTVADLNTVIKAARQRMADPRLPATVTKPSLQAAYERLLAPLEPFLAGSTHLLVAPDGQLNTLSFEALVDRQDRYLVQSYTITLLTSGRDLLRLQQQRKPATPPLVVGNPTFSQGSGRALAGTQRGVNPRSLDLRSLTFTELPGTATEVKILSTLLPQAQVLTGRDATETAIKETRGPRVLHLATHGFFLERPSVSPQVLQNSRGLNGAVPLGGENPLLRSGLALAGFNQRQSGVDDGVLTAFEVTGLNLDGTELVVMSACDTGRGDILNGDGVYGLRRSFTLAGARTQVSSLWKVDDATTQQLMVLFYQQLAAGKGRSEALRQAQLQLMTDPRKQIPYFWAAFVSSGEWRPLP; encoded by the coding sequence ATGAAACGGTTGTTGAGCAATCGGTGCTGTTTTACAATTCTGTTGGCGATCGCCACCGCCACAGGAGTTGGTTTCCCGGGATTTGCGCAAAATGAAACTCAACAGTTGCGCGATATTATGCAGCGGTTGGATGCCCTCCAACAGCGCTATAGTGCTGCCGTCAGTGAACTAGATGTGATTCGTAAAACCCCCTTTGGCGGCGATACTCATAATGTCATTGCCCTTACAAATCAAATTGAGCAGTTCCAAAAACAGGGGAATTATGGCGCAGCGGTGGCACCCTCGCAGGACTTGGTGGCGATCGCCGAGCGGGTTTTAGGGCCTAATCACCCCACCGTTGCCGCCGCCTTGAATAACCTTGCCGTCACCTATAAAGAACTCGGCAACTTCGGTGAGGCTATTCCCCTTTACCAGCGCAGCTTGGCCGTTCGGGAAAAAGCCCTTGGCCCCAATCATCCCGATGTGGCCACCAGCCTCAATAACCTCGCCAATCTCTACACCGATCAGGGTAACTACGGTGAGGCGCTGCCCCTCTACCAGCGTGCCCTTAGGATCCGTGAGCAAACCCTTGGCAAGAACCACCCCGATGTCGGCTTGAGTCTCCACAACTTGGCAGTGATGTACCATTTGCAGGGCAGCCTAACCACCGCCTTGCCCCTCTACCAGCGCAGTCTTGGCCTCCTTGAACCCGCCTTAGGGGCAGCACACCCCCTTGTGGCAACGGTGTTGAATAACCTTGCCGAGGCCTATCGTGCTCAGGGCAGTTATGGGGCAGCGCTTCCCCTCTATCAACGTAGTTTGACGATCCGGGAAAAGGTGCTGGGGACAGATCACCCCGATGTTGCTACGAGTCTTAACAACTTGGCTGAACTCTACCGGGTACAGGGGAATTCCGGGGCAGCCCTTCCCCTCTATCAGCGCAGCATTGCCCTGCGGCAGCGCACCCTGGGTGATGAGCATCCCTACTTGGCCCTGAGCCTTGCCAACTTAGCAAAAGCCTACTGGGCGCAGGGGAATAGCAATGAAGCCCTAACGGCTCTCAACCGGGCCCTTGAGATTGAAGAGGTCAACCTCAGCCGTAACCTAGTGGTTGGTTCCGAGGAATATAAACGCAACTATCTGGCCACATTTCAAGACTCCACCAATACCGCCATTTCCTTCCATTTGCAGGGGAATCCGCAAAATCCAGCAGTAGCCAACCTGGCGCTGACAACCATTTTGCGCCGTAAAGGTCGGCTGTTGGATGTTTTAGCGGCAACGATAAGCCGCCTGCGCAATCAACTGGATGCATCGGCTCAGCAGCAACTGGAGGAATTAATTCGTGTGCGCACCCAGATTGCCAGCCTCACCTTTGGGCGCGATCGCCCCTCCTCCGCCCATCAGATTAGTCAACTGGAACAGCGGGCCAAGGCACTAGAAGCACAACTGGTGAGCCAAAATGCCAACTTCCGTTTGGAAGTCACCCCCGTAACCCTCAGGGCTGTGCAGCAAGCCATTCCCGCCAATGCCGTGCTGCTGGAGTTTATTGAATATGTGCCCTACAACCCAAAAACCAACCGTTGGCAAGCTCCCCGCTATGCCCTCTATGCGCTGAAGAATAGTGGTGCCCCCCAATGGCGAGACTTGGGGACGGTGGCTGATCTGAATACGGTCATTAAAGCGGCGCGCCAGCGGATGGCGGATCCAAGATTGCCAGCTACGGTAACGAAGCCCTCTTTGCAGGCGGCCTATGAGCGCCTCTTGGCTCCTCTGGAACCCTTCCTAGCGGGCAGCACCCATCTGCTAGTGGCTCCCGATGGGCAGTTGAACACTCTGTCCTTTGAGGCCTTGGTGGATCGGCAGGATCGCTATCTAGTGCAATCCTATACGATCACACTGCTCACCTCAGGCCGCGACTTGCTGCGGCTGCAACAGCAGCGCAAACCCGCAACCCCCCCCTTGGTGGTGGGCAATCCCACCTTTAGTCAAGGGAGTGGTCGTGCCCTGGCAGGGACTCAGCGGGGGGTCAACCCGCGATCCCTGGATTTGCGCAGCCTCACATTTACAGAATTGCCGGGGACGGCCACCGAGGTAAAAATCCTGAGCACCCTGTTGCCCCAAGCTCAAGTGCTCACGGGCAGGGATGCCACCGAAACGGCGATCAAAGAAACCCGAGGCCCCCGTGTGCTTCACTTGGCCACCCATGGATTTTTCTTGGAAAGGCCGTCCGTGTCTCCCCAAGTCCTGCAAAATAGCCGCGGCCTCAATGGCGCGGTTCCCTTGGGTGGTGAAAATCCCCTCTTGCGCTCTGGCCTGGCGCTGGCGGGCTTCAATCAACGGCAGAGTGGGGTGGATGATGGGGTGCTAACAGCTTTTGAGGTCACTGGCCTCAACCTCGATGGCACCGAGCTGGTGGTGATGTCCGCCTGTGATACGGGGCGCGGCGATATTCTCAATGGCGATGGTGTCTATGGATTGCGGCGAAGCTTTACCTTGGCGGGGGCGCGCACCCAAGTGAGTTCCCTTTGGAAAGTGGACGACGCCACGACCCAACAACTCATGGTTCTCTTTTATCAACAGCTGGCAGCGGGCAAAGGACGCAGTGAAGCTCTCCGCCAAGCTCAGTTGCAGTTAATGACTGACCCCCGTAAGCAAATTCCCTATTTTTGGGCTGCCTTTGTCAGCAGTGGTGAGTGGCGACCGCTTCCTTAG
- a CDS encoding DUF58 domain-containing protein — protein sequence MTKLRRLNQFLEERWVAPAYGGLLLLGMNLFFFAAAINSMAGWLYVITGIIFGLLLVAAILPPRHLQGLLLERTKVDPVHAGDRLRLTVLLTNATQMPRHNLQVIDLVPRGLWSATQRQFPQQAIEQLLPQQTVPWQYELIPPRRGIYAWQQLRLRTAAPLGLFWCQRSFAVPQQVVVYPQVLQLQQCPLLDQLGQEISQEWRDRQHHLHVAQEGITRALRPYRWGDPLRLVHWRTSARYGELRVREFDTFSGGNAVTVALDTRPHWSAEDFEQAVIAAASLYLYSLQQQIPVQFWSPVTGMLHGQSTVLRALAAIAPGDHAAEYPLDSLVWLTSQWPSPEPLPAGSVTVLWGEPPPRRQGAMLWIDRNRPLGIQLQTPITYPRP from the coding sequence ATGACCAAGCTGCGTCGCCTCAATCAGTTTTTGGAGGAACGTTGGGTGGCTCCCGCCTATGGCGGACTGCTGCTGCTGGGAATGAATCTGTTTTTCTTTGCCGCTGCCATTAACTCCATGGCGGGTTGGCTCTACGTTATTACGGGGATCATTTTTGGTCTGCTCTTGGTGGCGGCAATTTTACCACCGCGCCATTTGCAGGGATTACTGCTGGAGCGCACAAAGGTGGATCCAGTGCATGCGGGCGATCGCCTCCGCCTCACGGTCTTACTCACCAACGCCACCCAAATGCCTCGCCACAATTTGCAAGTGATTGACCTTGTTCCCCGTGGCCTCTGGTCAGCCACCCAGCGCCAATTTCCCCAACAGGCGATCGAGCAACTGCTGCCACAGCAAACTGTGCCTTGGCAGTACGAGCTTATCCCGCCCCGTCGGGGCATTTATGCGTGGCAACAACTTCGACTGCGCACTGCCGCCCCCCTGGGACTCTTTTGGTGTCAGCGCTCCTTTGCTGTACCGCAACAGGTGGTCGTTTATCCGCAGGTTTTGCAACTGCAACAGTGTCCTTTGCTAGATCAGTTGGGGCAAGAGATTTCCCAAGAGTGGCGCGATCGCCAGCATCATCTTCACGTTGCCCAAGAGGGCATCACCCGGGCCCTACGTCCCTACCGCTGGGGAGACCCTCTGCGTCTGGTGCATTGGCGCACCAGCGCGCGCTATGGAGAACTGCGGGTGCGAGAGTTTGATACCTTTAGCGGTGGCAATGCGGTGACTGTTGCCCTTGATACCCGTCCCCACTGGAGCGCGGAAGACTTTGAGCAGGCAGTCATTGCGGCGGCCAGCCTCTACCTTTACAGTTTGCAACAGCAAATTCCCGTTCAGTTTTGGAGTCCGGTCACGGGCATGCTCCACGGTCAATCAACCGTCCTGCGGGCCCTGGCGGCGATCGCCCCCGGCGACCACGCTGCTGAGTATCCCCTTGATTCCCTTGTCTGGCTCACTAGTCAATGGCCTAGTCCTGAACCTTTGCCCGCCGGCAGTGTCACTGTGCTCTGGGGAGAGCCACCGCCGCGGCGGCAAGGGGCAATGCTTTGGATTGATCGCAATCGCCCCCTCGGCATCCAATTACAAACCCCTATCACCTATCCCCGGCCCTAA
- a CDS encoding co-chaperone YbbN → MILRHVIAAEGCCKTAADWYHDPKAKRDNKVKGIQQFNIEGFQRQIRSAPVPVIVHFWAPWCGLCHLIDPLLDQLEQSLPQRLQILRINADENFALSRHFQLTSLPTLLFFDRGELVQRFDPGCVRGDFRQALQQLLVHLFPSRLPAESHRS, encoded by the coding sequence TTGATCCTACGGCATGTGATCGCCGCAGAGGGCTGCTGCAAAACCGCCGCTGACTGGTACCATGATCCCAAGGCAAAACGAGATAACAAAGTGAAGGGCATTCAGCAGTTTAATATTGAAGGATTCCAGCGACAAATTCGCAGTGCCCCCGTGCCTGTGATCGTGCATTTTTGGGCTCCTTGGTGTGGCCTGTGCCACCTCATTGATCCGTTGCTGGATCAACTGGAGCAGTCGCTACCCCAACGGTTGCAAATTCTCAGGATCAATGCCGATGAAAACTTTGCCCTCAGTCGTCACTTTCAATTGACGAGCTTGCCAACCCTTCTCTTTTTTGATCGCGGGGAATTGGTGCAGCGGTTTGATCCTGGCTGTGTTAGGGGGGACTTTCGTCAAGCTTTGCAGCAACTGCTTGTCCACCTGTTTCCTAGCCGATTGCCCGCTGAGTCCCACCGCTCCTAA
- the recA gene encoding recombinase RecA codes for MSNTILSPEKRKALEFAISQIEHNFGKGSIMRLGDAARMKVETISSGALTLDLALGGGLPKGRIIEIYGPESSGKTTLALHAVAEVQKAGGVAAFVDAEHALDPTYSAALGVDIENLLVAQPDTGEAGLEIVDQLVRSTAVDIVVVDSVAALVPRAEIEGDMGDSHVGLQARLMSQALRKITGNIGKTGCTVIFLNQLRQKIGVTYGNPETTTGGTALKFYASVRLDIRRVQTLKKGTEEFGIRAKVKVAKNKVAPPFRIAEFDIIFGQGISKLGCILDMAEETGVITRKGAWYSYNGENLAQGRDNTIQYMEENPTFAQAVEQQVRQKLDQGAAGFANRVTHTHEDIGEGE; via the coding sequence ATGAGTAACACCATCCTTTCCCCCGAAAAGCGCAAAGCCCTTGAGTTTGCCATCTCCCAAATCGAACACAACTTTGGTAAGGGCAGCATTATGCGCCTTGGAGATGCCGCCCGCATGAAGGTGGAGACTATTTCCAGTGGCGCACTCACCCTGGACCTGGCGTTGGGCGGCGGTCTACCCAAAGGACGCATCATTGAAATTTATGGGCCTGAAAGTTCAGGGAAAACCACCTTAGCCCTCCACGCCGTAGCCGAAGTCCAGAAAGCCGGTGGAGTTGCTGCCTTTGTGGATGCCGAACATGCCCTGGATCCCACCTATTCTGCTGCCCTAGGGGTGGATATTGAAAACCTGCTGGTGGCGCAGCCGGATACTGGAGAAGCGGGCTTAGAAATTGTTGATCAACTGGTGCGCTCGACGGCTGTGGATATTGTGGTGGTGGACTCTGTTGCTGCCTTGGTGCCCCGTGCTGAAATTGAAGGGGACATGGGAGATAGCCATGTGGGGCTGCAAGCCCGCCTCATGAGCCAAGCCCTGCGCAAAATTACCGGCAATATCGGTAAAACGGGCTGTACGGTGATTTTCCTGAACCAATTGCGGCAAAAAATTGGCGTCACCTACGGTAACCCGGAAACGACAACGGGGGGAACAGCCCTCAAGTTCTATGCCTCGGTGCGCCTAGATATTCGCCGGGTGCAAACCCTGAAGAAGGGAACAGAGGAATTTGGGATTCGCGCCAAAGTCAAGGTCGCCAAAAACAAGGTGGCGCCTCCCTTTCGCATTGCGGAGTTTGACATTATTTTTGGCCAGGGGATTTCCAAGCTCGGCTGCATTCTCGATATGGCCGAGGAAACCGGTGTGATTACTCGCAAAGGGGCTTGGTATTCCTACAACGGCGAAAATCTTGCCCAAGGCCGCGACAACACAATTCAGTACATGGAGGAGAACCCCACCTTTGCCCAAGCGGTTGAACAGCAGGTGCGGCAAAAGCTAGACCAAGGAGCAGCGGGCTTTGCCAATAGGGTGACTCATACCCATGAGGACATTGGCGAAGGGGAATAG
- a CDS encoding N-acetyltransferase gives MIEIRAAEITDLPSVAQLVALSFHPGGGWQALWRGFLQLGIEQDLRDRWQRERPHYHCWLAVIPIGHASRCVGSVEVHLREIKGQPSPYLSNLAVHPDYRRRGIGRRLLHTVETHLCSTYSDLYLHVLAQNQAARQLYDRCGFEVIEEGFTFWGERKLLLRKSLASDRPYSPSPMSSWV, from the coding sequence ATGATTGAGATTCGGGCAGCGGAGATCACCGACTTGCCAAGTGTGGCTCAGCTGGTGGCGCTGAGTTTTCATCCCGGTGGCGGTTGGCAAGCCCTTTGGCGCGGTTTTCTCCAGTTGGGGATTGAGCAGGATTTGCGCGATCGCTGGCAGCGCGAGCGTCCCCACTACCACTGTTGGCTAGCCGTCATCCCGATAGGACACGCTTCTCGCTGTGTAGGAAGTGTTGAGGTGCATCTCCGTGAGATCAAGGGTCAACCCAGCCCTTATCTCTCTAACTTGGCCGTGCATCCCGACTACCGACGACGGGGCATTGGCCGGCGGCTATTACACACGGTTGAGACCCACCTTTGCTCTACCTATTCCGATCTCTATCTTCACGTCCTTGCCCAAAATCAAGCAGCGCGGCAGTTATATGACCGCTGTGGCTTTGAAGTGATTGAGGAAGGCTTCACCTTTTGGGGAGAGCGGAAACTGCTGCTGCGCAAGTCCCTCGCGAGCGATCGCCCCTATTCCCCTTCGCCAATGTCCTCATGGGTATGA
- a CDS encoding tetratricopeptide repeat protein has translation MFKTTARFVLGLSLALLSSSVATAQVVLPRTLELNAKEMEQNGFIVAQEALQLAQFQQFQDALVRAKLAVQLAPRAYEIWALLGGLYLTVNQPKDAVPALEQSLKLKDKNPGAYFNLGAAHFRLGHYGAAARAIAQGLALKPDATEEWFNLGNAYLKLGEKEQAIAQYRRVLRLDRQFWPAYTNIGLVLYEQGRIQQAAKNWERAAEIDPKASEPKLALATALLQLGQEARALQLAEEALRLDSRYGTVEFQRENLWGDRLVADTQTLLAKPPLRALMSQLEQSALPQP, from the coding sequence GTGTTTAAAACAACTGCCCGCTTTGTCCTTGGTCTTAGTCTAGCCCTCCTGAGTAGCAGTGTAGCCACAGCCCAAGTGGTGCTGCCGCGCACCCTTGAACTCAATGCCAAGGAGATGGAACAAAATGGTTTTATCGTGGCACAAGAAGCCCTGCAACTGGCCCAGTTCCAGCAATTTCAAGATGCGTTGGTGCGGGCAAAACTGGCAGTGCAGTTGGCACCCCGAGCCTACGAAATTTGGGCCTTACTGGGGGGGCTCTACCTAACAGTTAATCAACCCAAGGACGCGGTGCCAGCCCTAGAGCAGTCTTTGAAACTCAAAGACAAAAATCCAGGGGCTTATTTCAACTTAGGCGCTGCTCATTTTCGCCTGGGGCACTATGGAGCCGCAGCGCGGGCGATCGCGCAGGGATTGGCTCTCAAACCTGATGCCACAGAGGAATGGTTTAATCTGGGCAATGCCTATCTCAAACTGGGAGAAAAGGAGCAGGCGATCGCGCAATACCGCCGTGTCCTGCGTTTGGATCGTCAGTTTTGGCCAGCCTACACCAACATTGGTTTGGTGCTCTATGAGCAAGGCAGGATTCAGCAGGCGGCAAAGAACTGGGAACGGGCGGCAGAGATTGACCCCAAGGCCAGTGAGCCTAAACTGGCCTTGGCAACGGCTCTCCTCCAACTGGGGCAAGAAGCAAGGGCACTCCAACTGGCAGAGGAAGCGCTGCGTCTCGATAGCCGCTACGGCACGGTGGAGTTTCAACGGGAGAACCTCTGGGGCGATCGCTTAGTGGCGGATACGCAAACCCTATTGGCCAAGCCCCCCCTGCGGGCACTGATGAGCCAACTGGAGCAATCTGCCCTGCCTCAGCCCTAG
- a CDS encoding CD225/dispanin family protein, which produces MSRGADQNIPNYLVPAILSTLCCCLPVGVIAIIFAAQVDSKLAAGDRAGALDASNKAKLFTWIAVILGLLGTVLYAVLIVLSIMAEQGGK; this is translated from the coding sequence ATGTCAAGAGGTGCAGATCAAAACATCCCCAACTATCTTGTTCCAGCGATTCTTTCAACACTTTGTTGTTGTTTACCTGTTGGGGTTATTGCAATTATCTTTGCCGCCCAAGTTGACTCAAAATTGGCCGCTGGGGATCGCGCCGGGGCGCTCGATGCCTCAAATAAGGCCAAGTTGTTCACTTGGATTGCCGTCATTTTAGGATTGCTGGGAACTGTTCTTTATGCGGTGCTCATAGTTCTCTCAATTATGGCCGAGCAGGGGGGCAAGTAG